In Silene latifolia isolate original U9 population chromosome X, ASM4854445v1, whole genome shotgun sequence, the following proteins share a genomic window:
- the LOC141617354 gene encoding uncharacterized protein LOC141617354, with protein MSSYESLIPFANATVETSDPLYLHPAESAHPIVVDTKLSGIENYHEWKRQMEINICTKRKLVPQIKRYVMYSETAKDMWDYLQKQFSVSNGARKFRLNKELDDLEQGEKTICEYFTHLRILWQNIELMNDWPPMSEMTPEIGAFLDAQHKEQEERKLFQFLNSLNPSYTTMRSNVHMMTPLLKAEEAAALFQQEEAQRKNYKTNVKGEAENAASFADQTPSNTRPQCTACRKKGHVREKCWKVVGYLAGYPMAKYFPAKPEAANFQSTDEHAGTGFKGYKAGASKGKFHKYPNKGRMAANAMTGDASAEMAGAITLTTEQFEQLMSNQKGKGMSTYPEIEDEMEANFAGMTLISCNNVNDSNTRRIRALGKEDKGIYYLVNSSSSPQTSLASVSVGKCNSELCNINSYFVSSTGMNEIEGIIFNTSDASQDLCKDLPIINEKDGDIWPLRLGHASNHKLKHIPCVASSLHQNNHRLYHFVQNQFEKSIKNLRSDNALELTEGESERFLLSKGTWQQTSCVDRLQQNGVVERKYRHLLKINRALRFSSGLPLSFWGYCVRTAAFIIDRLPTEVLHNRTL; from the exons atgagttcatatgaatctCTTATTCCTTTCGCAAATGCAACCGTAGAAACCTCTGATCCTCTCTATCTCCATCCAGCTGAGAGTGCACACCCTATAGTGGTGGACACTAAACTTTCTGGAATTGAGAATTATCATGAGTGGAAAAGGCAAATGGAAATCAACATTTGCACCAAGAGAAAACTTG TACCACAAATCAAGAGATATGTGATGTATTCTGAAACAGCAAAGGACATGTGGGATTATCTGCAAAAGCAGTTCTCTGTGAGCAATGGAGCCAGAAAATTCAGACTAAACAAGGAGCTGGATGATCTGGAGCAAGGAGAGAAGACTATATGTGAGTATTTCACACATCTCAGAATCCTGTGGCAAAACATAGAGCTGATGAATGATTGGCCTCCTATGAGTGAAATGACCCCTGAGATAGGGGCTTTTCTTGATGCTCAGCACAAAGAGCAGGAAGAAAGGAAACTCTTTCAGTTTCTCAATAGCCTGAATCCTTCCTATACCACCATGAGAAGCAATGTTCACATGATGACTCCTCTCCTAAAAGCTGAGGAGGCAGCTGCCCTCTTTCAACAGGAAGAAGCACAAAGGAAAAATTACAAGACCAATGTGAAAGGTGAAGCTGAGAATGCTGCTTCCTTTGCTGATCAGACTCCATCTAACACCAGACCTCAGTGCACTGCTTGCAGAAAGAAAGGTCATGTCAGAGAGAAGTGCTGGAAAGTGGTTGGCTATCTAGCTGGTTATCCTATGGCCAAGTATTTTCCAGCAAAGCCTGAAGCTGCTAATTTCCAGAGTACTGATGAACATGCTGGGACTGGTTTTAAGGGATACAAAGCTGGGGCAAGCAAAGGCAAGTTTCATAAATATCCTAACAAAGGGAGAATGGCTGCCAATGCTATGACTGGTGACGCAAGTGCTGAGATGGCAGGTGCTATTACTCTGACTACTGAACAGTTTGAGCAACTGATGAGcaaccaaaaagggaaaggtATGAGCACTTATCCTGAAATTGAGGATGAAATGGAGGCCAACTTTGCAGGTATGACTCTCATCTCTTGCAATAATGTCAAT GACTCTAATACCAGGAGGATTAGGGCTCTGGGCAAAGAAGACAAGGGCATCTACTATCTAGTTAATAGTTCTAGCTCACCTCAAACTAGTCTAGCAAGTGTTTCTGTTGGGAAATGTAACTCTGAACTATGTAATATTAACTCTTATTTTGTTTCTAGTACTGGCATGAATGAAATAGAAGGTATCATTTTCAATACTTCTGATGCCTCTCAGGATTTGTGTAAGGATTTGCCAATTATTAATGAAAAGGATGGTGATATTTGGCCTTTAAGGTTGGGCCATGCTAGCAATCACAAATTGAAACACATACCTTGTGTGGCTTCATCTCTTCACCAGAATAATCACAGG TTATATCATTTTGTCCAAAATCAATTTGAGAAAAGTATCAAGAACTTAAGGTCTGATAATGCTCTGGAACTTACTGAGGGAGAGAGTGAAAGGTTCCTATTGTCTAAGGGGACATGGCAACAAACCAGTTGTGTGGACAGACTTCAACAAAATGGAGTAGTGGAGAGAAAGTATAGGCATTTGTTGAAAATTAACAGGGCTCTTAGATTTAGCTCTGGGTTGCCTCTCTCCTTTTGGGGATATTGTGTGCGCACTGCAGCATTCATCATCGATAGACTACCCACAGAAGTACTCCACAATAGAAcactgtaa